In one Anas platyrhynchos isolate ZD024472 breed Pekin duck chromosome 8, IASCAAS_PekinDuck_T2T, whole genome shotgun sequence genomic region, the following are encoded:
- the CLCC1 gene encoding chloride channel CLIC-like protein 1 codes for MRRGGPALLPALLLCAALLPRAAAAPDEEWIDPTDMLNYDAAAGAMRRPYKVNYYDSEDKTVDTVNTEKLPSCFREVDSLQQKIAECEKRNAKSRESRSFYIFKRYLNKILNEAGKLGLPEEDTDRVHYDAEIILTKQTHLEILKFLNEETWQSGAVDDALSDILINFKHHDSEAWHWNFEDTFGIDLYNMFVMLLCLVCIVILIATELWTRIHLFVQLKRIVLISFLISFGWNWFYLYKLAFAQHQAEIAKMEQFDNVCAEKLNWKDSLFEWLRSKWTLQDDPCQKYYETLLVNPVLLVPPTKALAITFTNFVTEPLKHVGQGIGEFIKALMKEIPLILQIPVLIIMALGVLAFCYGAGSSVPMIRYFTSSQRKTLPPPDSQQEKIDFGRYDRSASDGCYSQIAYIYRGPYDRGDAQLRPGNGSRSPDMLHASSEPDTQVEESQKTDPGKRLHTESEVCRVETAPATTVTEEHAREQQKQQTGKAEQETGEKCDPNKNLEGTSSTGGPLEEKKKSSTCDSQEGGE; via the exons ATGAGGCGCGGCGGGCCCGCGCTGCTGccggccctgctgctgtgcgCCGCGCTGCTGCCCCGAGCCGCCGCGGCGCCCGACGAGGAGTGGATCGACCCCACCGACATGCTCAACTACGACGCGGCCGCCGGGGCCATGAGGAGGCCCTACAAG GTAAACTATTATGACTCTGAGGATAAGACAGTGGATACAGTCAACACTGAAAAGTTACCAAGTTGCTTCAGGGAAGTGGATTCCTTGCAACAGAAG ATCGCAGAATGCGAGAAGAGGAATGCCAAATCCCGGGAAAGCCGgagcttttatatttttaagcgATACTTGAATAAGATTCTAAATGAGGCTGGAAAACTTGGCCTT CCTGAGGAAGACACGGACCGTGTGCATTACGATGCTGAGATCATCCTTACAAAACAGACGCATTTGGAAATCCTCAAGTTTCTCAACGAGGAAACGTGGCAGTCAGGGGCTGTGGATGATGCCCTTAGCGATATTCTGATCAATTTTAAGCACCATGATAGTGAAGCTTGGCATTGGAACTTTGAAGACACTTTTGGAATTGATTTATATAATATGTTTGTG ATGCTCTTGTGCTTAGTGTGCATTGTGATTTTAATAGCTACAGAGCTGTGGACACGTATTCATTTGTTTGTTCAGCTGAAACGTATTGTATTAATAAGTTTTCTCATCAGTTTTGGATGGAACTGGTTTTACTTATATAAA CTGGCCTTCGCGCAGCACCAAGCAGAAATTGCCAAAATGGAGCAGTTTGATAACGTCTGTGCTGAGAAATTGAACTGGAAGGACAGCCTTTTTG AATGGCTCAGAAGTAAGTGGACACTTCAGGATGATCCCTGCCAGAAGTACTATGAAACACTACTAGTGAATCCTGTTCTGCTGGTTCCACCAACAAAG GCATTGGCTATTACTTTCACCAACTTCGTAACTGAGCCTTTGAAGCACGTGGGACAAGGCATTGGAGAATTCATCAAGGCGCTTATGAAGGAGATACCACTGATCCTGCAGATCCCAGTGCTAATTATAATGGCTCTGGGTGTCCTG GCTTTCTGCTATGGTGCAGGATCATCCGTGCCTATGATAAGATACTTCACATCTTCTCAGAGGAAGACACTTCCTCCACCTGACAGTCAACAGGAGAAAATAGACTTTGGGCGATATGACAGGAGTGCATCGGATGGCTGCTATTCACAGATTGCTTACATTTATAGAGGACCTTATGACAGAGGAGATGCTCAGCTGAGACCTGGAAATGGCAGCAGAAGCCCTGACATGTTGCATGCGAGCAGTGAGCCAGACACACAAGTAGAAGAGTCTCAAAAAACAGACCCTGGT AAGAGATTGCACACTGAGTCTGAAGTCTGTAGAGTAGAAACTGCCCCAGCTACAACTGTTACCGAAGAACATGCACGGGAACAGCAGAAACAgcagacaggcaaagcagagcaagagaCTGGAGAAAAATGCGATCCCAATAAAAACCTAGAAGGAACAAGTTCTACAGGGGGGCCacttgaagagaagaaaaagagcagcACGTGCGACTCACAGGAAGGAGGAGAGTGA